From Erigeron canadensis isolate Cc75 chromosome 8, C_canadensis_v1, whole genome shotgun sequence, one genomic window encodes:
- the LOC122580254 gene encoding epoxide hydrolase 4-like: protein MVNLVAIQQPLINFLMKLAGVQTQKVEIEPGTYMNFWVPNETIQKPNKKTKQATTNPIKPNKPVVVLIHGFAAEGIATWQFQIGGLSKKYSVYVPDLLFFGGSFSDSSDRSPRFQAECLVTALRKLGVEKCVLVGFSYGGMVAFKMAELYPEMVKAMVISGSILAMTDSLTQETMKELGFSSSSELLLPDSVKGLKTLLSVATHKKLWFPDRLHKDYLEVMFNNRKERAELLEGLIVSNKEDIPHFPQKIHLLWGENDQIFKMELAQNMKQQLGENTTVEGISKAGHLVHIERPCVYTRCIKKFLDSLPAEDEPKK, encoded by the exons ATGGTGAACTTAGTAGCCATACAACAGCCATTAATCAATTTCTTAATGAAATTAGCAGGAGTCCAAACTCAAAAAGTTGAAATAGAGCCAGGAACCTATATGAACTTTTGGGTTCCAAATGAAACCATtcaaaaaccaaacaaaaaaaccaAACAAGCCACAACCAACCCAATTAAACCAAATAAGCCCGTTGTCGTTTTAATCCATGGGTTCGCGGCTGAAGGCATTGCTACATGGCAATTCCAAATTGGGGGTCTTTCAAAAAAATACTCGGTTTACGTACCTGATCTTCTGTTTTTTGGCGGGTCGTTTTCTGATAGTAGTGATCGGTCACCCCGGTTTCAAGCAGAGTGTTTGGTTACGGCGTTAAGAAAGTTGGGTGTTGAGAAGTGTGTACTAGTTGGGTTTAGTTATGGTGGGATGGTCGCGTTCAAAATGGCAGAATTATACCCGGAAATGGTTAAAGCTATGGTCATTTCGGGCTCTATACTTGCTATGACTGACTCACTTACTCAAGAAACAATGAAAGAGTTGGGATTTTCGTCTTCCTCGGAACTTTTGTTGCCAGATTCGGTCAAGGGTTTGAAGACACTTTTATCGGTTGCTACACATAAGAAACTTTGGTTCCCTGATCGCCTTCATAAGGATTACCTCGAG GTGATGTTTAACAACAGAAAGGAAAGGGCAGAGCTATTGGAGGGACTCATAGTTAGCAACAAAGAAGACATTCCACATTTCCCACAA AAGATACATCTTCTATGGGGCGAGAATGATCAAATATTCAAGATGGAACTAGCTCAAAACATGAAACA GCAACTAGGAGAAAATACGACCGTCGAGGGTATAAGTAAGGCAGGCCATCTTGTCCACATAGAACGACCATGCGTCTATACCCGGTGTATAAAGAAGTTCCTTGACTCCCTACCAGCAGAAGatgaaccaaaaaaataa